From the Polaribacter huanghezhanensis genome, the window ACGCGTCCTTTTTCTAAATGACGAACTGCTCGTCTCTTAATAAAAGGCTCTGCGACTTGTTCCATTTTTATAGCGGTTAGCAATCTTGTTTTAACACCAGCAGATTCAATAGCGCTTTGTAATGCCAATCCATTTATACACGTGGCAAGCATTCCCATATAATCTCCCTGAACACGATCCATTCCGTTACTCGCTCCTGCAACTCCTCTGAAAATATTTCCACCGCCAATTACAATGGCAACTTCAATACCTTTTTCGACAACTTGTTTAATTTCTTTTGCATATTCTGATAAACGTTGCGGATCAATTCCATAACTTCTATCGCCCATTAATGCTTCTCCGCTTAATTTTAAAAGAATTCTTTTGTATTGCATTTGTTGCTTTTGAATTTAAAAAGTTTCCACTTTCGTGAGAACAAAGGTTTGACAAATATAAGAATTTCCTAGAAAGCTTTTTGTATTGATGATTATGATTTTGTAAATAAAAAAACCATCCTAAAAAGGATGGTTTTAAATATAGTTCTTGAGAATTTTTAAGATTACCCTAAAGTAACTCTTTTGAATCCACTAATAGAAACATCTCCATACGTTTTAACGTATTCTGCAACATTTTTCTTTTCGTCTTTAATAAAGACTTGATCCAATAAACATTGTTCTTGATCTAATGTTGTGTTATCAGAAATGAATCTTTCCATTTTACCTGGTAAAATTCTATCCCAAATTTGTTCTGGCTTTCCTTCAGCTTTTAATTCTGCTTTTGCAGCTTCTTCAGCTTTAGCTAAAACAGCTTCAGTTAACTGAGCCATAGAAATATATTGAGGAACATTTTTCAATGTTTTCCCTAATCTACCTAGTTCAATATTATCTTTTTCGATAACTGCAATTCTTGCTTCAGTTTCTGCAGCAATAAAAGCAGGATCAAAATCTTTATAAGATAAAGTTGTAGCTCCCATTGATGCAATTTGCATTGCAACATCTTTTGTTAAAACATCCGCATTATCAACAACGCTAGTTAAACCAACTATTGCAGCAATTTTACCAATGTGAGTATAAGAACCTACATAAGCAGCTTCAATTCTTTCAAAAGCAGTAATGTCTAATTTTTCACCAATAACTCCAGTTTGCTCAACTAGTTTTTCTGCAACGGTCATTCCACCAAAATCAGCAGTTAAAAACTCTTCTTTGCTATTGTAATTTAAAGCGATGTCTGCAAATTGACCAGCTAATGTTACGAAAGATTCATTTTTACCCACAAAATCAGTTTCACAAGCTAAAACGATAGCAACACCAGCAGTGTTGTCTGCGTTAATTTTTGTTACTGCAGCACCTTCTGTAGATTCTCTATCAGCTCTTTTTGCAGCAATTTTCTGACCTTTTTTACGTAAAACATCAATTGCTTTATCAAAGTTTCCTTCTGCCTCTACTAATGCCTTTTTACAGTCCATCATTCCAGCTCCAGTTGCTTCTCTTAATTTTTTAACATCAGCAGCACTAATCTTTACTGTTTCCATGTTATGTATATTTTTTAATTATAATTATTTTGTTTCTTCAGTTGAAGTTTCAGCTTTCGTAGTTTTTTTAGCTTTTGGAGTTTCAGTTGTTTCAGCAACAACCTCTTCTTTAACCGCCTTTACTTTTTTAGCTTTTGGAGCTTCAGTTGTTTCAGTAACAACTTCTTCCTTAACTTCTTTCGTCTTTTCTTTTCCCGCTTTTCTTTCAGATAAACCGTTTGCAATAGCATCCGTAATAAAACTCAATACTTTTTCAATAGATTTAGATGCATCATCGTTTGATGGAATCACAAAATCAATTGGTCTAGGATCAGAATTGGTATCAACCATAGCAAAAATTGGAATGTTTAAGTTTTGAGCTTCTGCAACTGCAATGTGCTCTTTCTTAACATCAACTACAAAAATTGCGCCTGGTAAACGAGTCATATCAGTAATAGAACCTAAATTCTTTTCTAATTTTTCTCTTTGACGGTTGATTTGTAATTTTTCTCTTTTTGACAATGCATCAAAAGATCCATCTAACTTCATTCTATCAATAGTCGCCATTTTCTTAACAGCTTTTCTAATAGTTACAAAGTTGGTTAACATTCCACCAGGCCATCTTTCAGTAATGAAAGGCATGCTGATGCTTTTTGCTTTTTCTGCAACGATGTCTTTTGCTTGTTTTTTAGTTGCAACAAATAAAATTTTTCTACCTGAATTAGCGATTTTCTCTAATGCAGCAGCAGTTTCTTCTATTTTTGCAGCTGTTTTATACAAATCGATGATGTGTACACCATTACGTTCTGTATAAATGTAAGGAGCCATGTTTGGATCCCATTTTCTAGTTAAGTGACCAAAATGCACTCCACTATCTAGTAATTCTTTAATGTTTACTTTTGCCATTGTTTACTTTCTTTTAATTGTAGCAATAAGTAAGTAGCCTTATAAAAAGAGTCTTACCTATTTAGATGCTAAACTGTTTATTTAAATTATAAATGAACAATTCACTGCCACGTTTGAATAGAAATATCGAAATAAATTCGAGTATGCTATTAACGTTTCGAGAATTGGAACTTTTTTCTTGCTTTTTTCTGACCAAATTTCTTTCTTTCTACCATTCTTGGATCTCTTGTTAATAATCCATGAGGTTTTAAAAGCGCTTTGTCTTCTTCGTTTATAGAAACTAATGCTCTAGTAATTGCTAAACGAATTGCTTCTGCTTGACCAGTTACACCACCACCAAAAACATTTACTTTAATGTCATAAGACGTTAAGTTATCTGTTAATTGTAAAGGTTGTTGAACTTTATATTGTAAAGTTGAAGTGGTAAAGTAATTTGTAAACTCTCTTTTGTTGATCGTAATATTACCTTTCCCTTTTGTAAGATAAATACGAGCAACAGCTGTTTTTCTTCTCCCTATTTTGTGTACAGTTTCCATTATCTAAGATCGTTAAGGTTAATAGCTTTTGGTTCTTGAGCAGTGTGAAGGTGCTCAGTCCCAGCATATACATATAAATTTCTAAAAAGAGCTGCTCCTAATTTGTTTTTAGGTAACATTCCTTTTACTGCTTTTTCGATCAATCTTGTAGGATCTTTCTCAAACATTTCTGTTGCAGTTAGCGATCTTTGCCCACCAGGATATCCTGTGTGACGGATGTACGATTTATCAGCCCATTTGTTTCCAGAAAGGGTGATTTTTTCTGCGTTAATTACGACAACATTATCACCACAATCTACGTGAGGTGTAAAGTTGGTTTTGTATTTACCTCTAATTAGCATTGCTATTTTAGAAGCAAGACGACCTAATGTTTGCCCGTCCGCATCAACAACCAACCACTCTTTATTGGCAGTTTCTTTGTTTGCTGATACTGTTTTGTAACTTAATGTGTTCATTACACTTTAGTTTTTGTCAATTAATAAATAAAAATTTCCCTTAAAAAAGGTCTGCAAAGGTACAACTAAATATTAAATTGACAAATACTGTTTGTGTTTATTTTAGATGCTGAAAATTAAGAATATACAGAGAATATTTAACAAATAATTATGAGATTAAACCTCTATTTTCGTTTTGTTAATGTAACAATCTTAAATATTTGAAGTCTTTTTTACATAAAAAAGCTTTTCCTGTTTAAATCAACGAATTAGAATGATAAAAAAACTTTCAATTTTTCTCGCGTTTTGCGTTGTGCAAATTACTTATAGTCAAGAAACTATAGATGAAAAAGTAACAAAAAGAATTTACACTACAAAAAAAATTAAAACGGCACCAATTATCGATGGCAATATTACTGATGAAATTTGGAATGCTGTTTCTTGGGATACTAATTTTACGCAATTATCACCTATAGAAGGGAATCCACCAACTCAAAAAACAAAATTTAAAATTATTTATGATGATAAGAATTTGTACCTAGCTGTTCGGTGTTACGATTCTGAGCCAGATAAAATTGTAAAACGTTTGTCTCGTAGAGATGGAAATGACGGAGATTGGATTGAAATTAATTTAGATAGTTATCATGATTTAAGAACCGCTTTTGCATTTACAGTGACTGCTGCAGGAGTAAAAGGAGAAGAATTTGCTTCTTTAAATGGTAAAAGTTGGGATAAAAGCTGGAACCCAATATGGTTTGTAAAAACTAAGATTGACGAAGAAGGTTGGACAGCAGAATTTAAAATTCCGCTTTCTCAAATTCGATTTACAGATGATGTAGAACAAGTTTGGGGAATGCAAATACAACGAATGGATTTTAGATTAAATGAACGTACGCTGTGGCAAAGAATGCCAAGAACTGTTTCTGGCTGGATTAGTAATATGGGAGAATTACACGGAATTAAAAATATCAAACCACAAAAACAATTAGAAATTCAACCTTATGCAGTTGGGCAAACAGAAACTTTTGAAAAAGTATTAGGAAATCCGTTTGCAACAGGAAAAAGAAGTAGCACCAATTTTGGACTAGATGGTAAAGTTGGAATTACAAATAACTTAACGTTAGATTTTACTGTAAATCCAGATTTTGGTCAAGTAGAAGCCGATCCATCATCAATTTCATTAGACGGTTTTCAAATTTTTCAAGAAGAACAACGTCCGTTTTTTGTAGAAAATAAAAACATATTCGATTATCAAGTTACCAAAGCAGAAGCTGGTGGTCCATTTACAAGAGACAATGTTTTTTATTCTCGAAGAATTGGTAGAAGTCCGCACGGCGAAACAACAGCTAGTTCAGGAGAATTTGTACAAAGACCAGGGAATACAACTATTTTAGGAGCAGCAAAATTTTCTGGGAAAACAAAATCTGGGTTATCCATCGGAATTTTAGAAGCAGTTACTCAAGAAGAATTTGCAGAAATAGACAATAACGGAACACGAAGACAAGAGGTAATTGAACCATTAACAAACTACTTTTTAACAAGGTTGCAAAAAGAATACAACAATAGTAATACGCTTATTGGCGGAATCTTTACCGCATCAAATAGAAATTTAACTGATACAAATATCACGGATATTCATAATGCCGCTTATACTGGCGGAATTGATTTTAAACATCAGTGGAATGAAAGAACTTGGTACGCATCAGGAAATTTAGTAATGAGTAAAGTTTTAGGAAGTAAACAGGCAATTTATAATACGCAAACAAGTCTTAGACATAATTTTCAAAGAGTTGATGCAACGCATGTTAATGTAGATCCAAACAGAACATCTTTAACAGGAGCAGGAGGAAATATCAAAGTAGGAAAAGGTGGCGGAGAAAAATTCCTTTTTGAAAGTGGTGTAACTTGGCGTTCACCAGAATTAGAAATGAATGATATAGGTTTTCAACGAAATGCTGATGACATCACACATTATAATTGGATGGCATATAAATCATTAAAACCATTTTCTGTTTTTAGATCTTTACAAATAAATTATAATCATTATGCTTCTTGGAATTTTGAAGGAAAACACACCTATTTAGGCTTTAATAACAATTCTCATGCAACCTTTAATAACAATTGGGGAACTGGATACGGAATGCATTATGCAGTGGTAAATTATTCAGATTCGGCTTTGCGTGGCGGACCCATGTTGCGTTTGCCAAAATCATTTGAAACGAATTGGTATTTACAAAGTGATCAGCGTAAAAAAATGCAATTCAAAATAGAGTTGTCACAAGTAAATGGAGAAAGCAATTCTTTTACAAATAAAAATGCATCAATCAACTTAAAATACGTGCCAATTAATTCGTTTAATATTTCTTTATCAGCAGGAATTAGTGCTAACAAACAAAAATTGCAATATGTAACCACAAAATCTTTTGGAAGTGGAAATAATAGCGTTGCTAGATATGTAAATGCAAGTTTAGACCAAGATACATTTAATTTATCTTTGCGATTAAATTATACAATTACCCCAGAATTAACCATTCAATATTATGGTTCTCCGTTTATTTCTAGAGGAAGATATAACAACTTTAAATACATTGCCAATTCGTTGGCGAGCAATTTTACAGACAGATTTCAACAATACAATAGCAATCAAATTATGTACGATTCTAATTCTGATAGTTATTTGGTTGATGAAAATACGGATGCAACAACAGATTATTCTATTGGGAATCCAGATTTTTCTTTCATTCAGTTTCAATCTAATTTGGTTGCTCGTTGGGAATATATTCCGGG encodes:
- the rpsI gene encoding 30S ribosomal protein S9 is translated as METVHKIGRRKTAVARIYLTKGKGNITINKREFTNYFTTSTLQYKVQQPLQLTDNLTSYDIKVNVFGGGVTGQAEAIRLAITRALVSINEEDKALLKPHGLLTRDPRMVERKKFGQKKARKKFQFSKR
- a CDS encoding DUF5916 domain-containing protein; protein product: MIKKLSIFLAFCVVQITYSQETIDEKVTKRIYTTKKIKTAPIIDGNITDEIWNAVSWDTNFTQLSPIEGNPPTQKTKFKIIYDDKNLYLAVRCYDSEPDKIVKRLSRRDGNDGDWIEINLDSYHDLRTAFAFTVTAAGVKGEEFASLNGKSWDKSWNPIWFVKTKIDEEGWTAEFKIPLSQIRFTDDVEQVWGMQIQRMDFRLNERTLWQRMPRTVSGWISNMGELHGIKNIKPQKQLEIQPYAVGQTETFEKVLGNPFATGKRSSTNFGLDGKVGITNNLTLDFTVNPDFGQVEADPSSISLDGFQIFQEEQRPFFVENKNIFDYQVTKAEAGGPFTRDNVFYSRRIGRSPHGETTASSGEFVQRPGNTTILGAAKFSGKTKSGLSIGILEAVTQEEFAEIDNNGTRRQEVIEPLTNYFLTRLQKEYNNSNTLIGGIFTASNRNLTDTNITDIHNAAYTGGIDFKHQWNERTWYASGNLVMSKVLGSKQAIYNTQTSLRHNFQRVDATHVNVDPNRTSLTGAGGNIKVGKGGGEKFLFESGVTWRSPELEMNDIGFQRNADDITHYNWMAYKSLKPFSVFRSLQINYNHYASWNFEGKHTYLGFNNNSHATFNNNWGTGYGMHYAVVNYSDSALRGGPMLRLPKSFETNWYLQSDQRKKMQFKIELSQVNGESNSFTNKNASINLKYVPINSFNISLSAGISANKQKLQYVTTKSFGSGNNSVARYVNASLDQDTFNLSLRLNYTITPELTIQYYGSPFISRGRYNNFKYIANSLASNFTDRFQQYNSNQIMYDSNSDSYLVDENTDATTDYSIGNPDFSFIQFQSNLVARWEYIPGSEVFLVWSQGLTKNGNPMDKLLPSLNDNIFGQTAHNIFLIKATYRFML
- the rplM gene encoding 50S ribosomal protein L13, which codes for MNTLSYKTVSANKETANKEWLVVDADGQTLGRLASKIAMLIRGKYKTNFTPHVDCGDNVVVINAEKITLSGNKWADKSYIRHTGYPGGQRSLTATEMFEKDPTRLIEKAVKGMLPKNKLGAALFRNLYVYAGTEHLHTAQEPKAINLNDLR
- the tsf gene encoding translation elongation factor Ts, yielding METVKISAADVKKLREATGAGMMDCKKALVEAEGNFDKAIDVLRKKGQKIAAKRADRESTEGAAVTKINADNTAGVAIVLACETDFVGKNESFVTLAGQFADIALNYNSKEEFLTADFGGMTVAEKLVEQTGVIGEKLDITAFERIEAAYVGSYTHIGKIAAIVGLTSVVDNADVLTKDVAMQIASMGATTLSYKDFDPAFIAAETEARIAVIEKDNIELGRLGKTLKNVPQYISMAQLTEAVLAKAEEAAKAELKAEGKPEQIWDRILPGKMERFISDNTTLDQEQCLLDQVFIKDEKKNVAEYVKTYGDVSISGFKRVTLG
- the pyrH gene encoding UMP kinase yields the protein MQYKRILLKLSGEALMGDRSYGIDPQRLSEYAKEIKQVVEKGIEVAIVIGGGNIFRGVAGASNGMDRVQGDYMGMLATCINGLALQSAIESAGVKTRLLTAIKMEQVAEPFIKRRAVRHLEKGRVVIFGAGTGNPYFTTDTAAVLRAIEINADAILKGTRVDGIYTSDPEKNIDAIKFDTITFKEVIEKGLKVMDMTAFTLSEENKLPIIVFDMNTKGNLLKLVSGEKIGTIVDN
- the rpsB gene encoding 30S ribosomal protein S2, whose protein sequence is MAKVNIKELLDSGVHFGHLTRKWDPNMAPYIYTERNGVHIIDLYKTAAKIEETAAALEKIANSGRKILFVATKKQAKDIVAEKAKSISMPFITERWPGGMLTNFVTIRKAVKKMATIDRMKLDGSFDALSKREKLQINRQREKLEKNLGSITDMTRLPGAIFVVDVKKEHIAVAEAQNLNIPIFAMVDTNSDPRPIDFVIPSNDDASKSIEKVLSFITDAIANGLSERKAGKEKTKEVKEEVVTETTEAPKAKKVKAVKEEVVAETTETPKAKKTTKAETSTEETK